The following proteins come from a genomic window of Cervus canadensis isolate Bull #8, Minnesota chromosome 20, ASM1932006v1, whole genome shotgun sequence:
- the FAM229B gene encoding protein FAM229B: protein MPFRFGTQPRRFPVEGGDSSIGLEPGLSSSAACNGKEMSPTRQLRRCPGSHCLTITDVPITVYATMRKPPAQSSKDMHPK, encoded by the exons ATGCCTTTTCGGTTTGGGACTCAGCCAAGGAGGTTTCCAGTGGAAGGGGGAGATTCTTCAATTGGGCTGGAGCCTGGACTGAGCTCCAGTGCTGCCTGTAATGGGAAAGAGATGTCACCAACCAG gCAGCTCCGAAGATGCCCTGGAAGTCATTGCCTGACCATAACCGATGTTCCCATCACTGTCTATGCAACAATGCGAAAGCCACCTGCACAAAGCAGCAAGGACATGCATCCCAAATAG